One Festucalex cinctus isolate MCC-2025b chromosome 1, RoL_Fcin_1.0, whole genome shotgun sequence genomic region harbors:
- the gid4 gene encoding glucose-induced degradation protein 4 homolog, which translates to MTVADGESLPLVMPVPAECCLTSDAACPSPGSLIPPAPINGQQPGVATSLLYSGSQFRGYQKSKGNAYDVDVVLQHATPEDSYLCGYLKISGLTEEYPTLTTFFAGEIISRKRPFLTRKWDADEDVDRKHWGKFQPFYKVAKSFNSDDFDYDALERSDYVFMRWKEQFLVPDHTIKDISGASFAGFYYICFQKSTATIEGYYYHRSSEWYQSLNLNHVREHGMPIYEFR; encoded by the exons ATGACGGTAGCCGACGGTGAGTCGTTACCGCTCGTCATGCCCGTCCCAGCCGAGTGCTGCCTTACCTCCGACGCGGCCTGTCCATCCCCGGGCTCGCTTATACCGCCTGCCCCCATCAATGGGCAGCAGCCCGGCGTGGCCACGTCGCTCCTGTACAGCGGCTCCCAGTTTCGGGGCTATCAGAAGAGCAAAGGGAACGCCTACGATGTGGATGTTGTTTTGCAG CATGCGACTCCAGAGGACTCTTATTTGTGTGGATATCTGAAGATCAGCGGGCTGACTGAG GAGTATCCAACGCTCACGACATTCTTTGCCGGTGAAATTATAAGTCGAAAGAGGCCTTTTTTAACGAGGAAGTGGGATGCTGACGAGGACGTGGACAGGAAGCATTGG GGCAAGTTTCAACCTTTTTATAAAGTTGCCAAAAGCTTCAACTCGGATGACTTTGATTACGACGCGCTGGAACGTAGCGATTATGTCTTCATGAGATGGAAA GAGCAGTTCCTGGTTCCCGATCACACCATCAAGGACATCAGTGGTGCTTCCTTTGCGGGCTTTTACTACATCTGCTTCCAGAAGTCCACAGCCACTATTGAGGGGTATTATTACCACAGGAGCTCGGAATG
- the drc3 gene encoding dynein regulatory complex subunit 3 isoform X3 translates to MSATKETPNISGYHDKTAIYIDEEILQEAVLEQSLKDEAERIVKQEGIGFNQAHRLSLEYRNIKKIDHLWKFSSLTKLNLNNNFIKKIEGLDHLVNLTWLNGNPIPEENDEEKYTLFLAAYFQQLKYLNNIFLNEDIRNRASAKYNLDIEEMNQGELQAQQAAEEKRKQEAILQMHEDAFVEQLNGDYLYTNIIQNDAELKKLHCLPGVDELLEAFEHQLVDLCNQLFEVGLTEFKRRDAEVDSFFSRLNVDVTDNQSRASKVLADFQMEHKQRTVDLQEAPEDEKKSKMDICLKEIDVLCYNLMAIEFQLYSYLEETIKKFDNNISEMTGSFSETAQGIFVHCRELEDSHHQKITQIAVTTLEVVAKGEAEDDLPDDVRMLFLDKNTVMDTLAASHDNHLQTINDRETQLVTRAEAWKVALIKGIEDSELKRNRMRIADIHRYADYLRVQLKELT, encoded by the exons ATGTCTGCCACCAAGGAAACACCCAACATAAGCGGTTATCATGATAAAACCGCCATTTACATAGATGAGGAGATTCTGCAGGAGGCCGTATTAGAGCAAAGTCTCAAAGATGAAGCCGAACGCATTGTCAAGCAAGAGGGAATCGGCTTTAATCAGGCACACAGATTGAGTCTGGAATACAGAA ATATCAAGAAGATTGACCACTTGTGGAAGTTCTCTTCGTTAACAAAGTTAAATCTGAACAACAACTTCATCAAGAAGATCGAAGGATTGGACCATCTTGTTAACCTTACATGGCTCA ATGGAAATCCTATCCCTGAGGAGAACGATGAGGAAAAGTACACCCTTTTTCTCGCAGCCTACTTCCAACAACTGAAGTACCTGAACAACATATTTCTCAATGAGGATATA AGGAACAGGGCCTCCGCAAAGTACAACCTTGACATTGAGGAAATGAACCAGGGAGAGTTACAGGCGCAACAAGCCGCTGAAGAAAAGCGAAAACAGGAAGCTATACTACAAATGCATGAG GATGCTTTTGTGGAGCAGTTGAATGGGGATTATCTGTACACCAACATAATCCAAAATGATGCGGAGTTGAAGAAACTACACTGCCTGCCGGGAGTGGATGAGTTGCTGGAGG CATTCGAGCACCAACTAGTGGACCTGTGCAACCAGCTATTTGAAGTCGGATTAACTGAGTTTAAGCGAAGAGATGCCGAGGTGGACTCTTTCTTCAGTCGACTCAATGTAGACGTGACGGACAACCAAAGTAGAGCATCCAAAGTGTTGGCTGATTTTCAGATGGAACATAAGCAG AGAACAGTGGATTTGCAGGAGGCACCAGAAGATGAAAAGAAGAGCAAAATGGACATCTGCCTCAAAGAAATCGATGTTTTGTGTTACAACCTGATGGCAATTGAGTTTCAACTATACAGCTACCTGGAG GAAACAATCAAAAAGTTTGACAACAACATCTCAGAGATGACCGGCAGCTTCAGCGAAACGGCTCAAGGCAT ATTTGTCCACTGTCGAGAGCTGGAGGACAGCCATCAtcagaaaataacacaaatcgCTGTCACCACACTGGAGGTGGTGGCTAAGGGAGAAGCCGAAGATGATTTGCCAGATGATGTTAGAATG CTGTTCTTGGACAAAAACACGGTAATGGACACTCTGGCTGCCAGTCATGATAACCATCTACAGACTATTAATGACAGAGAAACTCAGTTGGTTACACGCGCTGAGGCCTGGAAAGTGGCCCTCATTAAAGGG ATTGAAGACTCAGAACTGAAGAGGAACCGAATGCGCATCGCAGATATCCACCGATATGCGGACTATTTGAGGGTGCAGCTGAAAGAGCTAACGTAG
- the drc3 gene encoding dynein regulatory complex subunit 3 isoform X2, whose protein sequence is MSATKETPNISGYHDKTAIYIDEEILQEAVLEQSLKDEAERIVKQEGIGFNQAHRLSLEYRNIKKIDHLWKFSSLTKLNLNNNFIKKIEGLDHLVNLTWLNLSFNNIKKIEGLNGLLKLEVLNLSNNRISLIENMDSLMELTILCIANNKLQQLNNVVYLRKFKKLFTLNIDGNPIPEENDEEKYTLFLAAYFQQLKYLNNIFLNEDIRNRASAKYNLDIEEMNQGELQAQQAAEEKRKQEAILQMHEDAFVEQLNGDYLYTNIIQNDAELKKLHCLPGVDELLEAFEHQLVDLCNQLFEVGLTEFKRRDAEVDSFFSRLNVDVTDNQSRASKVLADFQMEHKQEAPEDEKKSKMDICLKEIDVLCYNLMAIEFQLYSYLEETIKKFDNNISEMTGSFSETAQGIFVHCRELEDSHHQKITQIAVTTLEVVAKGEAEDDLPDDVRMLFLDKNTVMDTLAASHDNHLQTINDRETQLVTRAEAWKVALIKGIEDSELKRNRMRIADIHRYADYLRVQLKELT, encoded by the exons ATGTCTGCCACCAAGGAAACACCCAACATAAGCGGTTATCATGATAAAACCGCCATTTACATAGATGAGGAGATTCTGCAGGAGGCCGTATTAGAGCAAAGTCTCAAAGATGAAGCCGAACGCATTGTCAAGCAAGAGGGAATCGGCTTTAATCAGGCACACAGATTGAGTCTGGAATACAGAA ATATCAAGAAGATTGACCACTTGTGGAAGTTCTCTTCGTTAACAAAGTTAAATCTGAACAACAACTTCATCAAGAAGATCGAAGGATTGGACCATCTTGTTAACCTTACATGGCTCA ATCTGTCATTTAACAACATCAAGAAAATTGAAGGTCTGAATGGTCTTCTGAAGCTGGAAGTGCTGAATTTATCCAACAACAGAATTTCTCTCATCGAAAACATGGACAGCCTTATGGAACTAACCATTTTATGCATTGCAAACAACAAACTCCAGCAACTGAACAAT GTGGTCTATCTACGAAAGTTCAAGAAACTCTTCACCCTCAATATAGATGGAAATCCTATCCCTGAGGAGAACGATGAGGAAAAGTACACCCTTTTTCTCGCAGCCTACTTCCAACAACTGAAGTACCTGAACAACATATTTCTCAATGAGGATATA AGGAACAGGGCCTCCGCAAAGTACAACCTTGACATTGAGGAAATGAACCAGGGAGAGTTACAGGCGCAACAAGCCGCTGAAGAAAAGCGAAAACAGGAAGCTATACTACAAATGCATGAG GATGCTTTTGTGGAGCAGTTGAATGGGGATTATCTGTACACCAACATAATCCAAAATGATGCGGAGTTGAAGAAACTACACTGCCTGCCGGGAGTGGATGAGTTGCTGGAGG CATTCGAGCACCAACTAGTGGACCTGTGCAACCAGCTATTTGAAGTCGGATTAACTGAGTTTAAGCGAAGAGATGCCGAGGTGGACTCTTTCTTCAGTCGACTCAATGTAGACGTGACGGACAACCAAAGTAGAGCATCCAAAGTGTTGGCTGATTTTCAGATGGAACATAAGCAG GAGGCACCAGAAGATGAAAAGAAGAGCAAAATGGACATCTGCCTCAAAGAAATCGATGTTTTGTGTTACAACCTGATGGCAATTGAGTTTCAACTATACAGCTACCTGGAG GAAACAATCAAAAAGTTTGACAACAACATCTCAGAGATGACCGGCAGCTTCAGCGAAACGGCTCAAGGCAT ATTTGTCCACTGTCGAGAGCTGGAGGACAGCCATCAtcagaaaataacacaaatcgCTGTCACCACACTGGAGGTGGTGGCTAAGGGAGAAGCCGAAGATGATTTGCCAGATGATGTTAGAATG CTGTTCTTGGACAAAAACACGGTAATGGACACTCTGGCTGCCAGTCATGATAACCATCTACAGACTATTAATGACAGAGAAACTCAGTTGGTTACACGCGCTGAGGCCTGGAAAGTGGCCCTCATTAAAGGG ATTGAAGACTCAGAACTGAAGAGGAACCGAATGCGCATCGCAGATATCCACCGATATGCGGACTATTTGAGGGTGCAGCTGAAAGAGCTAACGTAG
- the drc3 gene encoding dynein regulatory complex subunit 3 isoform X1: protein MSATKETPNISGYHDKTAIYIDEEILQEAVLEQSLKDEAERIVKQEGIGFNQAHRLSLEYRNIKKIDHLWKFSSLTKLNLNNNFIKKIEGLDHLVNLTWLNLSFNNIKKIEGLNGLLKLEVLNLSNNRISLIENMDSLMELTILCIANNKLQQLNNVVYLRKFKKLFTLNIDGNPIPEENDEEKYTLFLAAYFQQLKYLNNIFLNEDIRNRASAKYNLDIEEMNQGELQAQQAAEEKRKQEAILQMHEDAFVEQLNGDYLYTNIIQNDAELKKLHCLPGVDELLEAFEHQLVDLCNQLFEVGLTEFKRRDAEVDSFFSRLNVDVTDNQSRASKVLADFQMEHKQRTVDLQEAPEDEKKSKMDICLKEIDVLCYNLMAIEFQLYSYLEETIKKFDNNISEMTGSFSETAQGIFVHCRELEDSHHQKITQIAVTTLEVVAKGEAEDDLPDDVRMLFLDKNTVMDTLAASHDNHLQTINDRETQLVTRAEAWKVALIKGIEDSELKRNRMRIADIHRYADYLRVQLKELT, encoded by the exons ATGTCTGCCACCAAGGAAACACCCAACATAAGCGGTTATCATGATAAAACCGCCATTTACATAGATGAGGAGATTCTGCAGGAGGCCGTATTAGAGCAAAGTCTCAAAGATGAAGCCGAACGCATTGTCAAGCAAGAGGGAATCGGCTTTAATCAGGCACACAGATTGAGTCTGGAATACAGAA ATATCAAGAAGATTGACCACTTGTGGAAGTTCTCTTCGTTAACAAAGTTAAATCTGAACAACAACTTCATCAAGAAGATCGAAGGATTGGACCATCTTGTTAACCTTACATGGCTCA ATCTGTCATTTAACAACATCAAGAAAATTGAAGGTCTGAATGGTCTTCTGAAGCTGGAAGTGCTGAATTTATCCAACAACAGAATTTCTCTCATCGAAAACATGGACAGCCTTATGGAACTAACCATTTTATGCATTGCAAACAACAAACTCCAGCAACTGAACAAT GTGGTCTATCTACGAAAGTTCAAGAAACTCTTCACCCTCAATATAGATGGAAATCCTATCCCTGAGGAGAACGATGAGGAAAAGTACACCCTTTTTCTCGCAGCCTACTTCCAACAACTGAAGTACCTGAACAACATATTTCTCAATGAGGATATA AGGAACAGGGCCTCCGCAAAGTACAACCTTGACATTGAGGAAATGAACCAGGGAGAGTTACAGGCGCAACAAGCCGCTGAAGAAAAGCGAAAACAGGAAGCTATACTACAAATGCATGAG GATGCTTTTGTGGAGCAGTTGAATGGGGATTATCTGTACACCAACATAATCCAAAATGATGCGGAGTTGAAGAAACTACACTGCCTGCCGGGAGTGGATGAGTTGCTGGAGG CATTCGAGCACCAACTAGTGGACCTGTGCAACCAGCTATTTGAAGTCGGATTAACTGAGTTTAAGCGAAGAGATGCCGAGGTGGACTCTTTCTTCAGTCGACTCAATGTAGACGTGACGGACAACCAAAGTAGAGCATCCAAAGTGTTGGCTGATTTTCAGATGGAACATAAGCAG AGAACAGTGGATTTGCAGGAGGCACCAGAAGATGAAAAGAAGAGCAAAATGGACATCTGCCTCAAAGAAATCGATGTTTTGTGTTACAACCTGATGGCAATTGAGTTTCAACTATACAGCTACCTGGAG GAAACAATCAAAAAGTTTGACAACAACATCTCAGAGATGACCGGCAGCTTCAGCGAAACGGCTCAAGGCAT ATTTGTCCACTGTCGAGAGCTGGAGGACAGCCATCAtcagaaaataacacaaatcgCTGTCACCACACTGGAGGTGGTGGCTAAGGGAGAAGCCGAAGATGATTTGCCAGATGATGTTAGAATG CTGTTCTTGGACAAAAACACGGTAATGGACACTCTGGCTGCCAGTCATGATAACCATCTACAGACTATTAATGACAGAGAAACTCAGTTGGTTACACGCGCTGAGGCCTGGAAAGTGGCCCTCATTAAAGGG ATTGAAGACTCAGAACTGAAGAGGAACCGAATGCGCATCGCAGATATCCACCGATATGCGGACTATTTGAGGGTGCAGCTGAAAGAGCTAACGTAG